A part of Andrena cerasifolii isolate SP2316 chromosome 10, iyAndCera1_principal, whole genome shotgun sequence genomic DNA contains:
- the Nipp1 gene encoding nuclear inhibitor of protein phosphatase 1 isoform X2 produces the protein MANHYEVPNWAGKPPVGLHLDVLKNDKLIQLMVDEKKCYLFGRNQQLNDFCIDHASCSRVHSALVYHKHLNRAFLVDLGSTHGTFIGNLRLEAHKPTQLPIDSTFHFGASTRYYIIRERPQTGTRPIIEELEKLSEDIDAGGLLGLPETETELDNLTEFNTAHNRRISMLGITDDEIHKPTRKRKKKGITFNDDEEVINPEDVDPSVGRFRNLVQTTVVPSKRMRMEGGLISLSEDHNPLKLLHQPTSTAPQLYHDLPPEQFTPSSLSLNPFSSALSSLTSRLGIALPNPAPEVEMSPNQIQTEAPHVPEIPGPTETRTMEPKKKKYAKEAWPGKKPIPTLLV, from the exons ATGGCTAATCATTACGAAGTCCCTAATTG GGCTGGAAAGCCACCAGTTGGATTGCACTTagatgtattaaaaaatgacaaatTGATACAG TTAATGGTCGACGAAAAGAAATGCTATTTGTTTGGTCGAAATCAACAATTAAACGATTTCTGTATAGACCACGCTTCTTGCTCTCGTGTTCACTCCGCCCTTGTTTATCATAAGCATCTAAATCGAGCGTTTCTGGTCGATTTGGGTAGCA CGCACGGGACTTTCATCGGTAATTTGCGTTTGGAAGCTCACAAACCTACACAGTTACCGATCGATAGCACATTTCATTTTGGAGCGTCTACTCGGTACTATATTATCAGAGAAAGACCACAAACGGGTACCAGACCGATTATCGAAGAGCTAGAAAAGCTGTCTGAAGACATCGACGCTGGTGGTTTATTAGGCTTGCCCGAAACAGAGACGGAGCTTGAT AACCTAACAGAATTTAATACTGCGCACAATAGACGTATATCTATGCTGGGTATAACGGACGACGAGATTCATAAACCAAcgaggaaacgaaagaaaaagggaattactttcaacgacgacgaggaggtaaTAAACCCGGAGGACGTCGATCCCTCAGTTGGCAGATTTCGTAATCTTGTACAAACGACCGTGGTACCCAGTAAA AGAATGCGTATGGAAGGAGGCTTGATATCGCTGTCAGAAGATCACAATCCTTTGAAGCTTCTACATCAACCTACATCGACCGCGCCTCAACTCTATCACGATCTACCGCCCGAACAGTTCACCCCCTCGTCGTTGTCTCTTAATCCGTTCTCTAGTGCTCTATCCTCGTTAACGTCTCGGCTTGGTATCGCGTTACCAAATCCGGCGCCCGAGGTGGAGATGTCACCCAATCAAATACAAACGGAAGCGCCGCACGTACCGGAAATACCAGGACCTACAGAAACACGAACTATGGaaccaaaaaagaaaaaatacgcCAAAGAGGCTTGGCCCGGGAAAAAGCCTATACCGACGCTGCTGGTGTAA
- the Nipp1 gene encoding nuclear inhibitor of protein phosphatase 1 isoform X1, which yields MANHYEVPNWAGKPPVGLHLDVLKNDKLIQKLMVDEKKCYLFGRNQQLNDFCIDHASCSRVHSALVYHKHLNRAFLVDLGSTHGTFIGNLRLEAHKPTQLPIDSTFHFGASTRYYIIRERPQTGTRPIIEELEKLSEDIDAGGLLGLPETETELDNLTEFNTAHNRRISMLGITDDEIHKPTRKRKKKGITFNDDEEVINPEDVDPSVGRFRNLVQTTVVPSKRMRMEGGLISLSEDHNPLKLLHQPTSTAPQLYHDLPPEQFTPSSLSLNPFSSALSSLTSRLGIALPNPAPEVEMSPNQIQTEAPHVPEIPGPTETRTMEPKKKKYAKEAWPGKKPIPTLLV from the exons ATGGCTAATCATTACGAAGTCCCTAATTG GGCTGGAAAGCCACCAGTTGGATTGCACTTagatgtattaaaaaatgacaaatTGATACAG AAGTTAATGGTCGACGAAAAGAAATGCTATTTGTTTGGTCGAAATCAACAATTAAACGATTTCTGTATAGACCACGCTTCTTGCTCTCGTGTTCACTCCGCCCTTGTTTATCATAAGCATCTAAATCGAGCGTTTCTGGTCGATTTGGGTAGCA CGCACGGGACTTTCATCGGTAATTTGCGTTTGGAAGCTCACAAACCTACACAGTTACCGATCGATAGCACATTTCATTTTGGAGCGTCTACTCGGTACTATATTATCAGAGAAAGACCACAAACGGGTACCAGACCGATTATCGAAGAGCTAGAAAAGCTGTCTGAAGACATCGACGCTGGTGGTTTATTAGGCTTGCCCGAAACAGAGACGGAGCTTGAT AACCTAACAGAATTTAATACTGCGCACAATAGACGTATATCTATGCTGGGTATAACGGACGACGAGATTCATAAACCAAcgaggaaacgaaagaaaaagggaattactttcaacgacgacgaggaggtaaTAAACCCGGAGGACGTCGATCCCTCAGTTGGCAGATTTCGTAATCTTGTACAAACGACCGTGGTACCCAGTAAA AGAATGCGTATGGAAGGAGGCTTGATATCGCTGTCAGAAGATCACAATCCTTTGAAGCTTCTACATCAACCTACATCGACCGCGCCTCAACTCTATCACGATCTACCGCCCGAACAGTTCACCCCCTCGTCGTTGTCTCTTAATCCGTTCTCTAGTGCTCTATCCTCGTTAACGTCTCGGCTTGGTATCGCGTTACCAAATCCGGCGCCCGAGGTGGAGATGTCACCCAATCAAATACAAACGGAAGCGCCGCACGTACCGGAAATACCAGGACCTACAGAAACACGAACTATGGaaccaaaaaagaaaaaatacgcCAAAGAGGCTTGGCCCGGGAAAAAGCCTATACCGACGCTGCTGGTGTAA
- the Nipp1 gene encoding nuclear inhibitor of protein phosphatase 1 isoform X3: MVDEKKCYLFGRNQQLNDFCIDHASCSRVHSALVYHKHLNRAFLVDLGSTHGTFIGNLRLEAHKPTQLPIDSTFHFGASTRYYIIRERPQTGTRPIIEELEKLSEDIDAGGLLGLPETETELDNLTEFNTAHNRRISMLGITDDEIHKPTRKRKKKGITFNDDEEVINPEDVDPSVGRFRNLVQTTVVPSKRMRMEGGLISLSEDHNPLKLLHQPTSTAPQLYHDLPPEQFTPSSLSLNPFSSALSSLTSRLGIALPNPAPEVEMSPNQIQTEAPHVPEIPGPTETRTMEPKKKKYAKEAWPGKKPIPTLLV; encoded by the exons ATGGTCGACGAAAAGAAATGCTATTTGTTTGGTCGAAATCAACAATTAAACGATTTCTGTATAGACCACGCTTCTTGCTCTCGTGTTCACTCCGCCCTTGTTTATCATAAGCATCTAAATCGAGCGTTTCTGGTCGATTTGGGTAGCA CGCACGGGACTTTCATCGGTAATTTGCGTTTGGAAGCTCACAAACCTACACAGTTACCGATCGATAGCACATTTCATTTTGGAGCGTCTACTCGGTACTATATTATCAGAGAAAGACCACAAACGGGTACCAGACCGATTATCGAAGAGCTAGAAAAGCTGTCTGAAGACATCGACGCTGGTGGTTTATTAGGCTTGCCCGAAACAGAGACGGAGCTTGAT AACCTAACAGAATTTAATACTGCGCACAATAGACGTATATCTATGCTGGGTATAACGGACGACGAGATTCATAAACCAAcgaggaaacgaaagaaaaagggaattactttcaacgacgacgaggaggtaaTAAACCCGGAGGACGTCGATCCCTCAGTTGGCAGATTTCGTAATCTTGTACAAACGACCGTGGTACCCAGTAAA AGAATGCGTATGGAAGGAGGCTTGATATCGCTGTCAGAAGATCACAATCCTTTGAAGCTTCTACATCAACCTACATCGACCGCGCCTCAACTCTATCACGATCTACCGCCCGAACAGTTCACCCCCTCGTCGTTGTCTCTTAATCCGTTCTCTAGTGCTCTATCCTCGTTAACGTCTCGGCTTGGTATCGCGTTACCAAATCCGGCGCCCGAGGTGGAGATGTCACCCAATCAAATACAAACGGAAGCGCCGCACGTACCGGAAATACCAGGACCTACAGAAACACGAACTATGGaaccaaaaaagaaaaaatacgcCAAAGAGGCTTGGCCCGGGAAAAAGCCTATACCGACGCTGCTGGTGTAA
- the LOC143374353 gene encoding tubulin alpha chain, producing the protein MRECISMHVGQAGVQMGNACWELYCLEHGIQPDGTMPSDKVSGTNDCFNTFFNETSSGKMVPRAVMVDLEPTVVDEVRIGPYKQLYHPEQLITGKEDAANNYARGHYSIGREVIDSVMDRVRRLTDQCTGLQGFFVFHSFGGGTGSGFTSLLMQKLSDDYGKKSKLEFAVYPAPQVSTAVVEPYNAILTTHTTIGHSDCAFMVDNEAIYDICQRKLGIERPSYANLNRLISQVVSSITASLRFDGALNVDLTEFQTNLVPYPRIHFPLTTYAPVVSADKAFHEGMSVAEITSECFEASNQMVKCDPREGKYMACCLLYRGDVVPKDVNAAIAAMKGKSSIRFVDWCPTGFKVGINYQPPTVVPGGDLAKVQRAVSMLSNTTAIEEAWAKLNYKFDLMYHKRAFVHWYVGEGMEEGEFAEARDDLAALERDYEEVALESSTTPDASLEY; encoded by the exons ATG CGTGAGTGTATATCGATGCACGTTGGCCAAGCCGGCGTACAAATGGGCAACGCCTGTTGGGAGCTTTATTGCCTGGAGCATGGGATTCAACCTGACGGGACGATGCCGTCAGACAAAGTGTCCGGGACGAACGATTGCTTCAACACTTTCTTCAACGAGACGAGCTCCGGCAAAATGGTCCCCCGCGCGGTGATGGTGGACCTCGAGCCCACGGTCGTCG ACGAGGTACGAATAGGCCCCTACAAGCAACTGTACCACCCCGAGCAATTAATCACCGGCAAAGAAgacgctgccaacaattacgcaCGCGGTCATTATTCCATAGGCAGAGAAGTGATAGACTCTGTGATGGACAGGGTACGGAGGCTGACGGATCAGTGCACCGGTCTCCAAGGTTTCTTCGTCTTCCACTCGTTCGGAGGCGGCACCGGATCGGGATTCACCTCGCTGCTCATGCAGAAGCTCTCCGACGATTACGGGAAAAAGAGCAAGCTAGAGTTCGCCGTCTACCCGGCGCCACAA GTGTCCACCGCCGTCGTGGAGCCTTACAACGCGATCCTGACGACCCACACGACGATCGGGCATTCAGATTGCGCGTTCATGGTCGATAACGAAGCGATTTACGATATCTGCCAGCGGAAGCTTGGCATTGAACGGCCCTCGTACGCCAATCTGAACCGCCTTATCAGTCAGGTGGTATCGTCTATAACCGCATCCTTGAGATTCGACGGTGCTTTAAACGTGGACTTGACCGAATTCCAAACGAACCTGGTGCCGTACCCTAGGATCCATTTCCCCCTGACCACTTACGCCCCGGTGGTGTCGGCCGACAAGGCCTTCCACGAGGGTATGTCCGTCGCGGAGATAACGTCCGAGTGTTTCGAAGCCTCCAACCAGATGGTCAAGTGCGATCCCCGGGAGGGAAAGTACATGGCCTGCTGCCTGCTCTACCGCGGCGACGTTGTCCCGAAAGACGTGAACGCTGCGATCGCCGCGATGAAGGGTAAAAGTAGCATACGCTTCGTCGACTGGTGCCCGACCGGCTTCAAAGTCGGTATCAATTATCAGCCACCGACCGTCGTCCCTGGCGGAGACCTCGCCAAG GTGCAAAGGGCCGTCTCCATGCTATCGAACACCACTGCTATTGAAGAGGCATGGGCGAAGTTGAATTACAAATTCGATTTAATGTATCATAAGCGAGCGTTCGTCCATTGGTACGTCGGGGAAGGCATGGAGGAAGGCGAGTTCGCGGAGGCCCGCGATGATCTTGCTGCGCTCGAGAGAGACTACGAGGAAGTTGCCCTGGAGTCCTCCACCACGCCGGATGCTTCGCTGGAATATTAA